The region TGGAGGAATTACAACAGGCAGCGGATCGGCGTAGACGCCAGGAGCGATGCCCAACAGCATCAGGGAAGTAGTGAACAACAATGGTTTTTGGTTCATTGCGCGGTGCCTTCTAGTTCTGGCTGAGCTGGCACGGAGGATTGTGCAGATGTGGGAGGAGTGGGTGCGGTACCACTGGGCTGAGTTGCCAGGGGTTTCACCAGCGATTCTTGTTGCTGAGGTGGGGCCACTTTGCGATCAGGGAGGCTAATGCCAAAGCCACTCAAAAGCTGATCAAGCTTCAACGTCAGGGTGACGTAAACCCCATCTTTGGTGCGGTTCAGGTCGCGATCATTGGCGCTACCAAAGTTGTAGCCAAGCGCCACCCGCAAATTGGGATTAAGGTAATAACCCAATTCCGCAGCCAAACCAACTTCGTCGAAATTGACGATAGACTGGCTGATCCAGCGTACTTCAGCCGCTGCATCCCAGCGGAAGCCAAAGCGGTAGGCAGCACGAAACTGCCCCAATGTGATAGCGTTTGTGCCCAGTAAATCTCTTGCCAGGTAAGACCTGGTGCTACGAAGCGCAAATTTACCATAGAATTCCCAGCGCCAGTTCGGGGCATAAATCGCTTCCAGGGCAAACAGGTGCACATTTGACCCCGTGCCACTACCAATCAAGATGGTGTCAGGCGTTGTAGAGGGGTTCTGGCGATATTCATAGCGCAGCAGGGCGTTGAACTTATCATCGGCTGGGTTACGGTAAGCTAAACCGACTTTGAGGTTGATAGTGTCTGCCAGTCCAGAGTCGGACAGAAGTTGATTGGCAAAGTTGGCTTGCTGGAAACGCCCTAACACTGTTAAAGAGGGAGAAAGCTTACCAGCTGCGGAAGCAGAAATCACCATCGTATCGTTACTGCCATCCCCATCCCGATACTCAAACCGTCCACTGGCTTTAAAGTTGGGGTTGTCGGTGTAGTCTAACCCAATAACGTAGCTGTTGTAGGAAGAGAGTCCAAGCGCTGATGCACTTTGCCCAGGTGCCAAAGGCTGGCGAAACTGCTGTCCAGCCGCTGTATAAGCGAAAAGATCGGTCGCAACTCGCTCATAACCCAAGTTAAGCCGCAAGCCTGGAGCCAGCAGTACTCGGTGATTTAAGCCTAATGCAGATTGGCTCGACCAGCCATTTACTCCATTGAGGATGGAGTAGCGGCTAGTGAAAGTCGTGTCATCAGACAGGCGCTTGTCGGAAATGATATCCAGGCTAGTGAAAGAATTGGCGTTAATTTCGCTGGTACGTTCAACAAATTGCTGGGCGAGGCGAACGGTGACATCAGGAGAAGCAATCCAGTCCAGCCCAACAGTAGTACGGTTGGGATAAAGGGGGTCAGAGTCACCCAAGTTACGCTCGTCCTGCACTCGGAAAATCAGATCTTTGAGGATCGGAAAATTCAGGCGTGAAATCAGTTGGTTGCTGTCTTCTTCCAACCGATTGGGCAGAACGCGATCCTGGCGAGAGCGCCGCACCCAATCAAGTCCTAGCTCTACCGGACCAACTTTTTGACTGATGCCTGCCTTGAAGGTGGTTTGGCTATTATCCACGCGACTCCCCGGAATTGGTTCGCGGGTGGGGTTAAACAGGTCGCCGAAGCCAGTGGTTGCCAGGGCCGGAAGCCCCCGTGCGGCTGGCGCGATGCCAAAATTAATTTCTCGATCAAACTGAACCCGTGCTTGAGTGGTAGAACCCAGACGAGCACTGAGTTCGGCTCCGTACCGGGTTTGTCCAGGTGTGAAGCTGGTTGTGGCGTTGTTGGTAAAGCCTGTTTCCACAGAGCGGTAGTAGGCTCGTCCAAACATTCCTGGCGTAATTGAGCCAAATAGCTCGAAACGATAGGCATAGCCACCAATATCCCCCCGAAAAACAGAGTCAAAGTCAGAGCGGGCAACTTCTGCAACAAACTGAGCATCTTTACCCAGGTTGACCATAACATCACCGCCGTAGACCTCTAGGCGCTGATCACCCTGGTCTTCTCGCAGATAGGTAAAGCCTGCCCAGATTTCTCGTCCCAGTTCGCGGGAGAAATTGTATTGTGCCCGTCCGGCGTAGAGTCTACCGCCATCTTCCAGACTGTCATACTGGTATGTAGCCACAATTTGCCGTCTAAGAGTGCGCCCAAACGGATCAAATTCCAATGCGTTAATGTTGCGCCGGAAGAGGACTGCACCGCGATCGTAGTCAATTTCGTAGTCAATGCCGCGATATAACGGTTTACGCTCAATCACTGTACCAGGGCGTAGTAGCTCTTCTGTTTCCAGGAAGAGGTTTTCGCTGCCTGCGATGACTAAGCGACGGGACAGGAAATAATAACCACTGGTACCGTTGGGCGCGATCGCATCTCGCTGAAACCCACTGATGTTATTGGCATACGCCATCGTGATCTGCAAATCACCCAGGTTGTAATTTGCCTTAAAACCATGCAGTTGGCGAGTCGTAGCAGTATAAAACTGGGAAGCACGGGCGAACTCCTGAGTAGTGTAATCTCCCCACATTGCATAGTCCGATCCAGCACCAACGACAGGTGAGGTTCGCTCAATCTTGAAATAGACGCTATCAATGGATGGGGTCAGATAATCTACCGTAGAGCTATCACCATAGGTAGGGTAAACTTGGTCGCAAAACTGAGGATCACGGAATAAACGGGTTGCCCCAGAACAATCTTCGTTCAGGGCACGCTGATTGTTGAAGGCTCCAGTAAATAACCACTCCCCAATCCGTCCACTAGCAAAAGCCGCCGTGCTAAAGTCCACCCGATACCCCTGATCCAATAAACTTGGACGCAGGAAATTTTCAAAGCTGTTGTAGTAATCAAGCCCAGCTTGCCCAAATCGCAAATTTACCTGACCTGACAAAATAAACGGACGCAGGTTAGTAATGAACTCAGCCTGAGTGTAGGTTTCGAGCGTTTTGTCGTAGGGATTTTGGGTAACGAAGGATGGTTGATTACTAGGTGGATAGGGCAGATTGGTGGGCTTTTCTACCGGAGTAATGGATGGAAACGGAGCATTGGTTGGCTTTTTCAGTTCATCTGGGGTTACTAGCTCGTGACGATCAACCGCAGCCCGAATCCGTACCATCTGTGGCTCAAGACTGGATTGTAATTGCGCCCTGAACTTCCCATTTTTCGCCAACACCTGGAAACCAGGGCGGTCTTTATTGTAGTCTGCACCAACAAATTTGCCCGCGCTGGCAGTCAGGGTTACTACGGCATCTTTCGCAATTGGTTGACCCACTTCATCCAAAATCTGTCCTTCAACTGTCAGTGCCGATCGCCCATCCGCAGGAACCCGGCTTTCCTGAAACGGGAGAAACTCGATCTTGGCAGCAGTTTCCTTCACAGTAACCGTCACACTGACAGGAGCACTCCCCTCTGCCTGCACCGTTAGCGTATTCACTCCAGACTTTAGCGGGATCTGATACCAGACCTGAGTGGTCTGGTTGGTTGCAGCATCAGCTTGTTTTTGCGTAGAAGTGGTGGAACTGAGGGGCTGCTCGTTTACTAAAACCTGCACATTGGTTCCCGTCACATACCGCACCACCAAATCAGTGGATTTTTGCGAGGTCACTACCTCTTTCGGCGTCAGGATCTGAATTGTCGTTGCTGGTTCAGCCTGACTCACTTGAGTCGTCTCGGGAGAGGCAGTTGGTGATGGTGATGTATCTTGTCCAGAAGCTAGCTCCAGTTGGGTCACCAACTTGGGCGAAGTCTGACTAGAAACCGTAGAGTTAACATCATCACTGAGAAAGTTTAATTCTTGATTTCTGGCAGTTGCTGATGAACTCAGTTCACTCGTGCGCTCTGAGAAAGTGCTATTGGACTGAGAGCGTTCGGTGGTTGCGGGAAACCCGTCATCAGCATAGACAACTGTCACTACTCCGACAGATCCCAAAAGGGTAGTAAGGAAGCTCAGATGAGCAATTGAAGATTTCCACATAGCTATTGCTGACCCTCCCTAAAGCTCGGTGTCACGGCAAAGTTCATTCGAGCCAATCCTCCTGGAGCCAGCTTCACCAGACGGGATGGTGAATTCGCTTCGATCCGGTAAAGGTTAGGAGCAAGCGTATAGCCTGGCAAACTGGTCAAGTCCAGGGTTCCAGTCCTATTTCCAGCGATCGCGAAGGGTAATGAAAACAGCCCATTCGCATCAGTTGTCACTCGATTACCGTCGTCCATAAAGATCACAGCATTCGGCACACCCGGTTCACCCGGTTGTTGCTCACCGTCGTAGTTCTTATCCACAAACACTCGCCCGATAATCGTGCCGCAGTCTGACAGAATCCCAGGACGAATTCTCAACAAATGTGTCGCATTGTTACTCACAACTTCACCACCTGCTGGATTTCTGGCACGAGCAACTGCCAGGTTACGTCCAGAGCCACGAACTGCATCGGGAGTTAGCAGTGCTCCGTAGGCAATGGTTAAAGTCTGCTGGGGTGCCAAACTGGGATAAGTAAAGGTGACAACCTGACCGTTCACCGTTACTCCAGAAAGATTAACAGGAGTGCTGGGTCCACCTGCCGTGCTGAGTGAGGCGCGGGCGGAGTTGTTGACGTAGCGCAAACCCAAAGGCAATGTGTCAGTCACCACTAAATTTGTCAACGTGCTGCTTCCGGAATTCTTGATCAACAGACGGTAAATAGTGGTGTCACCTGGCTCTGCAGCACCGCGATCGCCCACCTTAATGATTTCCAGCCGTTCAGCAACTAGTGGAACAGTCACAGTGTTCGAGCGCACCGTCTGGAATGGTCCACCGGGCGTTCCTCGAAAGTTAGCTGTGGCAGTGTTGGGAATAATCGTTTGGGCAATCGCAGAAAGCCCATGGAAACTCAAGCCACCTACTGCCAGCGCAAACGATATGCGCCTTAGATGCTTGAGTCCCAACAGTGTTGTTGGAGAACTCATCCAAAAGCTCAGAAAGTATTCAAAGGTCTACAGTGTGGAGCTCACTTTTGGAGACGAGACCAGCAACTAGGTTTTCTGGCTAGTACTCTAAGCAACAAGCGAATAAGCGAATAAACAAAAATCACGGACAAATCAATCAAACAGTCGATCAAAGAACCCGTGAGATTACGGGCATGATCAAAACTGTAGCAAGCAGTAAGCAAGAATCCTACAGGCGATATTCTACTACCACCAGATAACAGGGATGCACCAGATAGAGGTTACCGTACCTTCTCCACTGACACAGAGTCAAGCCTTGAAGAAAATTCAACAGAGTTTCTGAGGGCTTTAGTTGAGGGCGATCGCACTCTTCAGACTCCGACAAAAATCAGT is a window of Leptolyngbyaceae cyanobacterium JSC-12 DNA encoding:
- a CDS encoding conserved repeat protein (IMG reference gene:2510096970~PFAM: Domain of unknown function DUF11~TIGRFAM: conserved repeat domain); translation: MSSPTTLLGLKHLRRISFALAVGGLSFHGLSAIAQTIIPNTATANFRGTPGGPFQTVRSNTVTVPLVAERLEIIKVGDRGAAEPGDTTIYRLLIKNSGSSTLTNLVVTDTLPLGLRYVNNSARASLSTAGGPSTPVNLSGVTVNGQVVTFTYPSLAPQQTLTIAYGALLTPDAVRGSGRNLAVARARNPAGGEVVSNNATHLLRIRPGILSDCGTIIGRVFVDKNYDGEQQPGEPGVPNAVIFMDDGNRVTTDANGLFSLPFAIAGNRTGTLDLTSLPGYTLAPNLYRIEANSPSRLVKLAPGGLARMNFAVTPSFREGQQ
- a CDS encoding hypothetical protein (IMG reference gene:2510096969), which translates into the protein MWKSSIAHLSFLTTLLGSVGVVTVVYADDGFPATTERSQSNSTFSERTSELSSSATARNQELNFLSDDVNSTVSSQTSPKLVTQLELASGQDTSPSPTASPETTQVSQAEPATTIQILTPKEVVTSQKSTDLVVRYVTGTNVQVLVNEQPLSSTTSTQKQADAATNQTTQVWYQIPLKSGVNTLTVQAEGSAPVSVTVTVKETAAKIEFLPFQESRVPADGRSALTVEGQILDEVGQPIAKDAVVTLTASAGKFVGADYNKDRPGFQVLAKNGKFRAQLQSSLEPQMVRIRAAVDRHELVTPDELKKPTNAPFPSITPVEKPTNLPYPPSNQPSFVTQNPYDKTLETYTQAEFITNLRPFILSGQVNLRFGQAGLDYYNSFENFLRPSLLDQGYRVDFSTAAFASGRIGEWLFTGAFNNQRALNEDCSGATRLFRDPQFCDQVYPTYGDSSTVDYLTPSIDSVYFKIERTSPVVGAGSDYAMWGDYTTQEFARASQFYTATTRQLHGFKANYNLGDLQITMAYANNISGFQRDAIAPNGTSGYYFLSRRLVIAGSENLFLETEELLRPGTVIERKPLYRGIDYEIDYDRGAVLFRRNINALEFDPFGRTLRRQIVATYQYDSLEDGGRLYAGRAQYNFSRELGREIWAGFTYLREDQGDQRLEVYGGDVMVNLGKDAQFVAEVARSDFDSVFRGDIGGYAYRFELFGSITPGMFGRAYYRSVETGFTNNATTSFTPGQTRYGAELSARLGSTTQARVQFDREINFGIAPAARGLPALATTGFGDLFNPTREPIPGSRVDNSQTTFKAGISQKVGPVELGLDWVRRSRQDRVLPNRLEEDSNQLISRLNFPILKDLIFRVQDERNLGDSDPLYPNRTTVGLDWIASPDVTVRLAQQFVERTSEINANSFTSLDIISDKRLSDDTTFTSRYSILNGVNGWSSQSALGLNHRVLLAPGLRLNLGYERVATDLFAYTAAGQQFRQPLAPGQSASALGLSSYNSYVIGLDYTDNPNFKASGRFEYRDGDGSNDTMVISASAAGKLSPSLTVLGRFQQANFANQLLSDSGLADTINLKVGLAYRNPADDKFNALLRYEYRQNPSTTPDTILIGSGTGSNVHLFALEAIYAPNWRWEFYGKFALRSTRSYLARDLLGTNAITLGQFRAAYRFGFRWDAAAEVRWISQSIVNFDEVGLAAELGYYLNPNLRVALGYNFGSANDRDLNRTKDGVYVTLTLKLDQLLSGFGISLPDRKVAPPQQQESLVKPLATQPSGTAPTPPTSAQSSVPAQPELEGTAQ